One Pantoea eucalypti genomic region harbors:
- a CDS encoding YfgG family protein, producing the protein MNSAISPRRRQKTGTMTRIVLLISFIILFSRLIFILPAAFEHHQQQKAIPEPVTVTSNDTR; encoded by the coding sequence GTGAACAGCGCTATTTCTCCCCGAAGACGTCAAAAAACCGGCACCATGACCCGCATCGTGCTGCTGATCAGTTTTATCATTCTCTTTAGTCGCCTGATTTTTATCCTGCCTGCTGCCTTCGAGCATCATCAGCAACAGAAAGCTATTCCTGAGCCTGTCACCGTCACATCAAATGATACGCGCTAG